GATTTTATATAGATTGCTGTACAAAACAGGATTCCAGCCTTCTGAAGAAATAAAACTACAATTATTGCATGAACTTTGAAGACAATACACAGGGATAATACGAATCTGATGTGTGACTAAGACCCAAAGAATGGCCcaactgggtcaaaccaaaggtccatctagcccagtatcctgtcttctgatggtggccagtgccaggtgccccagagggaatgaatagaacagtcaatccctgtcacccattcccagcttctggcaaatagaaactgggaatgggtgaattACTTAATTTCAATCAAATAGTTGAGGTTGATTTGCTGTAAAGAGGCTGGAAATTGGTCACAGTCCGGATATTTGGCTGGCCAATCTTGGTGGAAAACTATGAAGATGTGGACAaggtgaaagagaaagagagaagggacGGACAAACCCCATCAATCGTTAACAGCTATGATTTAAAAGTCTGAggcgtagccatgttagtccgtaacttaaaaaaaaaaaagagtagtcctgtagcaccttagggcatgtctacactaggaaattattttaaaataacttacttcgaaataataactcccaaaacaactattttgaaatagtgtgtccatactacagggaagcctcgaaattagtctgaggcaggctcccttaatgtagacgtgctactttgacttagagccccaggaaacactgagaATGATTACTTTGAAAGAGtatggggagcagttattttgaaatagcagcagtggagcatccacactacttctatttcgaaataactattttgaaataagcattttgcctcgtggaaagcaggaattattatttcaaaataaccagccccttatttcgaaataacaggcttggttgagtagacacacacacacacagataaatccctgtaatattatattttgtattaagatcttgtccttttagatatatctttaagtgttcttacagaatctctgtaacatttctcctataacttggtattaagatatatagatcttgtaagaaaaaatgtcttttgagctctcccctttcctccattgtcctgttgaaataatgaggtgtgaatggagaatgaaaggggagcacctccagcagcagttgcaagggtggagaaggtctgggagccaacactaagacaatacctgcaaagtgagctcatgaagaagactggacatacagaggccttgggagtcaagcatcaagtgcctgcccttggaagaactctctttgaagcagcattaagaaagccgaggtgatgactaattggctgcattagagggataaataggaggcatcttgcagagggaccccgggtttttcATCTtttcaacatgggagcatcgagcCGGATCtgcagaagcccagctccaccccttccccatctaactcacctggccagtgcagttagggggagcaacttttggtaacaagaagacggtgtgtgcttgtgtgtgagagagagtgcatgagtgtaatgtatcatatgcatatgataagtattgtttgatctatgtatgttcaataaatgtggcgtgttgccttatccccctgaaaaagatcccgggtgcttcttttaagcacaacatggggggaggggaagaagcagagtGCTCATGTATGGGGTGGAAGGAAAGAAGTGGGCTGCTACTGTCCCATGGTCATCTTGCAGTGACTATGGCAGAGAGTTGGCACTGTCATATGCTACCTCCTTATCCCTATGTGCCGGGCTTGCCTGGGGGAAAGGCAGCTGTTGGCCCAAGACCCTCAAATCCATGTTGCCCTCTGGCCTCTTACCCATGGTGGTGAATCGGGAGGGAAACAAAATGGTGGCAAAGAGTGACTGGAGGCCACTTCCCAAACCTCCTATAATCCAAGACATCACAAGGTTCCCTCTTTTCTATGAGCTCGAGGTGATCCCCAAGCCTTTCTTACCCATCACTCCAGCACCAGTCCTGGGGCACACGGACAGGATCGCTTAGATTTCCCATGTCTCCCCCAAGCCATCAGGCTCAATAGGCTTTAGGTTCAGACATACATTTGCTTGAATTGCATGTAATCATCAGTAGGTCAGGGAAACgtccagtgtgaagagagcatcctggagtggggacacccgAGCCTCTGCCTTAGGTGGTCACAAGTTTGGGGGTCAAACTCCCAGGAATCCTGGGTCCAGCCTTGTTGAGGTTACGAGAACTGTGCCACACAGGGAAGCGGAAGGGGTAGCCCTCAAGGTCAGGGAGGTctctgggtaaaggaagtggaagCAGAGACTCAGCTCCTGTTGCTGGCTCATGCCACTGGGGCAGTGTAGAAGACAGGAAAATATCActcaatagcgggaccattcttTCACTTACATGTAAACGTCCCCTTACAAGGATGTTCAGTGATGGGTGACAATTACAAGGGAGCTGAGAAACCTCTCCCATGAAGAACATCAGGAAACAACAGGGAGAGGAACATGAGGGCCTCTGTTAGAGGATACAGACAGCAACAAGGTAGGATCAGTAACTTTGATCCCCAGTAGACCTAGGAGTACCTTTCAAACCTGCCAGGGTGCTGATGTGGAAGACGGGTGTCCCTGATTAAGCCAGGTTTGCACAGAAGCTGTACATTGGTTAGCTCTTTGGGATACCTTCGTTCTGCATAAATGATGCTTTGCTTTATGAAGTTGGTGGCTCAGAGGCATCTCAGAGAGAACAGGGCTGTGGGTGCTACTGAGAATCACAGGAGAGTATTCCCCACAAATAGGGATAACTGGAAGCCTGAAATCGGAGCGAGATGCCACAAGGGTTAGAGGTGCAGTCACCTTAGGCACTGTGCCACCCTGTCTAATGATCCTGACCCACAGGGACCTTCAGCTAAATTGAACAGAGTGAACTGAAAACTGAGCAGAGAAAATCTACCATTAACCCGTGAAACTCATTGCCAATGGGCTCATTCTTGAGGCTAAGTGTTGAGCAGACTGTCCAACATGAATACTTCGGGAAGCCACCTTGTTTATCTGCCATGTCTGTACAGTGCCGGGGGCACTGGGGGTCTGGATGGATCTAGTGGGGTAATTCGTACAGCCCTCTATAAAAGCAGCTGAGTTTAGAATGTAATTTCTCCATTATACCTCCCACTGGAGGGATAACCTTTATTGCAAGAAAGACCAAGGAGTAGGACTGATTACACAGCTCCTCCAACGTGGCTCAGACCTCTCCATCGCCTGCCCACTCTCTCTATTTGCTACAGCTttctgaagaagaagaaaaattgggGCCTCCTTACTACAGCTTTGTGCTGGGCCAGGGTAATGGGGGGAGCTTTCTTCAGAGGGTGGGGGGCTTCCATCAGCCCATCCCGGATGGCTAGCAGCCTGTGTCTCCTGTCACTAAGGGATGAGCCATCCGACCAGCTGGAATCAGAGGCCTTCTCGGGCCTAGCTCTGCGCGGTAAGTTGATGATAAGGAAGGCGAGCCTGGGGCGTGGGATCGGCAGGACACGTCTCTCTACGACAGGCTCTGCTTCTGCCCCGCCACCTGCTCCTTCCTCACTAGACTCTGCTTGGCTTCCCTGCAGGAGACACAGGTTAATGGAGAATGTATGATACTGTACCTGGGAGTGTACTGGGGAGGAGATGCTCATAGGAGAAGGGTGGGAGGTttagagcagcaggggctgggaaccaggactcctgggttctctccccagctctgggaggggagtgtggtctagtgagttagaacagggggctgggagcctgctcTCTTGAGTTTTGTTGCTATTTGTGTCCCTATCTCCCTGGGTGCCCTTTGGGCATGGACAGTCCCTgccttgctctgtgcctcagtttccccttccctaCAAGGGACTCAGCCTGTGACTAATGGAAGAGTGATGACAGCAATGGTGAGCAGGGGCCCTAGAGCGACTGCAGGGAGGGTAATATTCAGGAACGTTGCCTTGGGTCCCAGTGTGCGCCTCCTTTTGTCTGTTACACTGTCCCTCAGCCTGGAACCTGGTtctggcaggtggggcagggggagaccaAAAAGTGAAGCGGGGGTGAGAAAGCATGTTTCGCCCACTGACTCAGTGCCAGGTGCTCATGCACGGAGCCTAGCAACAGTGTCACCGGCTTGCAGATACACTGACTAGCTTCTGGTTCCTGGATGTTAAAGGagccaggtggggagggagagaggtccACATGGGGATGTGTGTATGTGGGGTTGTCTATAGTAACTGATGGAGATggagagaatccaggagtcctggctcccaggtaccctcctgctctagccactagactccctcccttcccaacaGCCAGGGAAGAATCCAGGaatcctggctgccagcctccaccctcccatccccaacctccactcccttcccagaatCAGGCCGGagcagtccctcccccccacctttaatcagttaaccggttaaacaatacATCTAACCAGTTGACCAATTAGGCAGGATTTCACATCCCCAGTCCCTAGAGGTTAAGTCCTGCTGCAGGAGAGCTGTCTGTGTCCTCATTGGGGTCACTTGGGGAGCACAACACCCTTCATAGCTACTCTGGCTTAGCATGCAAATGCTGGTGCTGGACTCAGCCCCTCTGCGCTCACCCTCCATCTCTTTGCCAGGTCCCGCTCGATGGAGGTCACCATCCTGTCAGAGAACAGCATCGCACCCGTCTGGTTGTCTGTCACCTGCACCGGAACAGGAGCGGCTCAGCCCAAGCAGGAGGCTCGGGTAGGTCCCTGAGTCTGAGCAAGAAATAGCCACAGTGCAGCCCCTATGGGCccagagggggggcagggaatagccaCAGCATGGGGTACCCCAGCCATGCTCCCAGTGGGTGCTGGGACGGACATtattccacccacccacccagcatcCAGGGAGCGGGGGCCAggggcaaggttccctctaatcttttgtcattcatgtgtggattttttccatccatgtgtggattttttccatccatgtgcaggatACACGTGTAGTAGAAACACAAAcggagctgtgggtgctctgctcagctgggcagcactggaatctctcctgggcaaccGCACAAGCACCCAGCCTACAGGGCATACTGGAGGGGGGTGAAGGGGCACACGGAGATTTCCGGTCCCAGGGACAGGTGCACCGATCCCTTGTGATTTGGATGTtgctgggggagcgggggagatGGCATCACTGCCTCCCAGTTCCTGCTCACCTTGTTGATCTCGCGGTGGCTGTACACCGTGGCATTCCCCACCCTGCGCTGCGCCTTCTCCTCAGTGTGGTAGTTGGGGGGAAGCTTGCTGAAATCAACGGGGGCCTCAAAGCGTCCCTCCCCCAACTGCGCCTGCAACAACCCATCTCCAGTGAGTCCTGGGAGTTACAGTCCCCATGGCCCTCCCAGAGctaggcagagaacccaggagtcctggcttccagtccCAGGCCACACACACTATACCTcctgtgctccccccagcagaaaTTGTGGGTGGGGCAATAGCTAGCCATGGGCTGGACAGAGATACAAGGCATGTGCATGGGGACAGAGACTCAAAGGTAAGAGGGATGGGGACAGATGGAGCTACAGGGGCAGGTAGGTGAGTGTTGGGAGCTGGAGAGATGGGaggtgcctggggaggggcagaggggatggCTGAGGGTGTCTAGGCAGTGAAGAGGGGGGCCTAGAGCTATTTGAGGATGGGGGACTAGGGGCAGGCTAGAGGGGCAGGTGAGAGTGACTGAAGGGAGGAATGGGAGAGGGTCTCTGgtggtgccaggggaggggggatccTTTGGGTGTGGTTCGGGGTTCCTGGGGACAGGGATGTGCGGGGGTACA
The Pelodiscus sinensis isolate JC-2024 unplaced genomic scaffold, ASM4963464v1 ctg144, whole genome shotgun sequence genome window above contains:
- the DKKL1 gene encoding dickkopf-like protein 1, translating into MRACWLLLCALVTLLAGAKGSLLSPAARRLLGHFQRLLGRSRAQLGEGRFEAPVDFSKLPPNYHTEEKAQRRVGNATVYSHREINKVTDNQTGAMLFSDRMVTSIERDLAKRWRGSQAESSEEGAGGGAEAEPVVERRVLPIPRPRLAFLIINLPRRARPEKASDSSWSDGSSLSDRRHRLLAIRDGLMEAPHPLKKAPPITLAQHKAVVRRPQFFFFFRKL